The nucleotide sequence AATAAAATATTAGAAGCAAGCCACCCCACCGGAATTTTCCGCTTCAGAGTAGCGTTATATTCCATCTTTCCGCCGGAGGTTTTATACGGTTTGCCGTTCGCATCCGGGAAGTCAAATTGCACAAACCAGTAGTCGTACAGCGTTTTTGCCATCGCTTCCAGTTCGGCGTTGATGCGGTTATTTAGATCTATTTTGTCATCAATTGATCTGAGTGTTGCTGAAATTTTCTCCTGAATTGGCTTCTCTGGCCCTGTAAATGGAATTCGGAACAAGATTCCAGTGTTAAGGTTGGGCATTGTTGCACCAACTGCTTGACTGATAATCCATGCCTGAATTCTAGGCGTGCTTAAGTAATATGTGAGATAATTAGAGTCAAATTTTTCACCTGGTCGTAATAATAAACAACCAGTTCCACAAAAGTATCCAACTTCGTTAATGCCAATTAAGGCTTTTGCTGTAACATCTCCTCGGCGGCTGTAAACAATATCCCCTTCCTGAACGAGATACTTTGAAAGCCTCTTGGCATCATCATCAGAAATAAAAGCTATGCCAGAAAGATTTACCCGATTATCTTTCATATTTGCCGGCATAATACACGGAATACCTTCAGAAACATAATCAGCAGCATGGAGCTGGCTTCCAAAAGGTCCAGTGTGAATTATGCCTCCACCGGCTGCAACCAATTCACCTAGGGTTGAGTTTATCTGATCACTCATACTTCAACCCCGCCAGTTGCTGTTTAATCTCCGCTTCCAGCTTGTGTGACTGGTTGAATAAATCATCCAGATTGTCGCTAAAGCCTTTCATTTTGGCGGCAAACTGTGCCGGCGTGATATCCGAATACTCAATCCTGACCTCAAAATACTGCCCGGCGCTGAACGAGTAATTTTTCGCGGCTATTTCGTCGTAAGACACCACCACCGAGAAGTCTTCTTCGTTCCACTGGTTGGTAAACACTTCGCAGATGCGCTGCTCTTCTTCCGGCGTCAGCACCGTTTTCTGGTTTTTACCGTCTTTGACCTTTTCCCCCAGACCGGAGGCATCAATCAGCACCACCTTTTCTTTATTGCCGGCGTCGATAAACAGAATCGAGACGTTGGTGCCGGTGGTGGCGAAAATATTGGATGGCATCGATACCACGCCCGCCAGCATTTTGTTTTTCACCAGATGCTCACGAATGGCTTTATCAATGCCGGACTGCGCGGTAATAAACCCGGTCGGCACCACCACCGCCGCTTTTCCGCCCGGTTTCAGCGAATAAATAATGTGTTGCAGGAATAACTGATAAATCGCCATTTTGTCTTTGGCGGCTTTCGGGATGTTCGGAATACCGGCGAAGAAGCGCAACTGATTTTCTTCGGTATCCAGCGCGTTGCGAAAATCGCTGAAATCCATCTTAAACGGCGGGTTGGAGACGATATAGTCAAAGCGTTTCAGGTCCTGCCCGTCCTGATGGTACGGGTGCAGAATGGTATTGCCCTGAATCACATTCGGGATGGAATGCACCAGATTATTCAGGATCAGGTTCAGACGCAGCAGGCTGGAGGATTTTTGCGAGATATCCTGCGTGAAAATGCTGCAACGGTCTTCACCAATGGCGTGCGCCACGTTCATCAGCAGCGTGCCGGAACCGGCGGACGGGTCGTAACAGCTCACATTGCGCACGGTGCCCCGCTGTGCCTCCGGCACCAGAATGGCGGCCATAATGCGCGCCACCGCGTGCGGCGTGTAGTACTCGGCGTATTTACCGCCGGCGTTGCTGTTGTAGTCTTTGATCAGGTACTCAAAGATGGTGGCGTAGAAATCAAATTTCTGGGTAAAGATGCGCTCGAAGCTGAACTTCACCAGCTTATTGATAATGGCGCGGCAGAAATCATCACGTTTTGAACTGTCGGCAATAAACTGGCTGAGGCGGTCAAACAGCACCACTTTGGCACCGCCGTCGGTTTTTACCGCGAACACCTCGTTGTTCGTTTCAGCGATATCCATCAGGGTGTCGTCAAAGGTTTTGGCGAAGTCCGACTTGTTCTGCTGGTTAAACAGGTGGGTAATAAAGTGACGTGGTTTCAGGCGTGCGGTATCCGCGTTCATTCTCAGTTGCAACTTGTCCAACTGTGCTTCGCTCATCTGGCTGAGCGCTTCTTCCCAGCGTTCCGCATTGGCGACGGTTTTATCCACCTTTTTCGCTTCATAGGCGAATTTGTCGTTCAGGAATTTGTACAGAAATGCCTGAGTAATAATCTTGAATTCGTTACCGTCGTTGCCCAGGCCATAGCTGGC is from Dickeya dianthicola NCPPB 453 and encodes:
- a CDS encoding restriction endonuclease subunit S; translation: MSDQINSTLGELVAAGGGIIHTGPFGSQLHAADYVSEGIPCIMPANMKDNRVNLSGIAFISDDDAKRLSKYLVQEGDIVYSRRGDVTAKALIGINEVGYFCGTGCLLLRPGEKFDSNYLTYYLSTPRIQAWIISQAVGATMPNLNTGILFRIPFTGPEKPIQEKISATLRSIDDKIDLNNRINAELEAMAKTLYDYWFVQFDFPDANGKPYKTSGGKMEYNATLKRKIPVGWLASNILLLAELLGGGTPTKANSTYWNGSIPFFTPTDSGKNIYSLSTQDNITEVALKKSSTRLFKKNTVFITARGSVGRLALNAVPMAMNQSCYALSTKQGVSFVFLYYLAKELIHHLEVKATGSVFNSIVSNDIEHTYLALPNNIKLIEEYAEKTEPLFEKIELLTKENQQLAVLRDWLLPLLMNGQVTVK
- a CDS encoding HsdM family class I SAM-dependent methyltransferase, with the translated sequence MVELEFRDKTKTLIDSLKSVCASYGLGNDGNEFKIITQAFLYKFLNDKFAYEAKKVDKTVANAERWEEALSQMSEAQLDKLQLRMNADTARLKPRHFITHLFNQQNKSDFAKTFDDTLMDIAETNNEVFAVKTDGGAKVVLFDRLSQFIADSSKRDDFCRAIINKLVKFSFERIFTQKFDFYATIFEYLIKDYNSNAGGKYAEYYTPHAVARIMAAILVPEAQRGTVRNVSCYDPSAGSGTLLMNVAHAIGEDRCSIFTQDISQKSSSLLRLNLILNNLVHSIPNVIQGNTILHPYHQDGQDLKRFDYIVSNPPFKMDFSDFRNALDTEENQLRFFAGIPNIPKAAKDKMAIYQLFLQHIIYSLKPGGKAAVVVPTGFITAQSGIDKAIREHLVKNKMLAGVVSMPSNIFATTGTNVSILFIDAGNKEKVVLIDASGLGEKVKDGKNQKTVLTPEEEQRICEVFTNQWNEEDFSVVVSYDEIAAKNYSFSAGQYFEVRIEYSDITPAQFAAKMKGFSDNLDDLFNQSHKLEAEIKQQLAGLKYE